A single Symbiobacterium thermophilum IAM 14863 DNA region contains:
- a CDS encoding membrane protein has translation MAAQQKKNVWAFRFTTLSLVLIPVAVGINYVGKLFAAALKLPLWLDSIGTVLAGMLAGPWIGAISGGVNNIIFGITADPVSFWYLITSIVIGLLVGYLAMTGWIRDFPRAVVLGLIVALAAAVVSTPINVILWEGTTGNVWGDALYTVLRNGGTPVWIASFIDELVVDLLDKVATVIISFLIFKALPQRLVGLFAGEGQVEKL, from the coding sequence ATGGCTGCGCAGCAGAAGAAGAATGTCTGGGCTTTCCGGTTCACGACCCTCTCCCTGGTGTTGATTCCGGTCGCCGTGGGCATCAACTACGTCGGCAAGCTCTTCGCCGCTGCCCTGAAGCTCCCCCTGTGGCTGGACTCCATCGGCACCGTCCTCGCCGGCATGCTGGCCGGCCCCTGGATCGGCGCCATCTCCGGCGGGGTCAACAACATCATCTTCGGCATCACCGCTGACCCGGTCTCATTCTGGTACCTGATCACCTCGATCGTCATCGGCCTGCTGGTCGGTTACCTGGCCATGACCGGCTGGATCCGGGACTTCCCCCGGGCCGTGGTGCTGGGCCTCATCGTCGCCCTGGCGGCGGCGGTGGTCTCCACGCCCATCAACGTCATCCTGTGGGAGGGCACCACCGGCAACGTCTGGGGCGACGCCCTGTACACGGTGCTCCGGAACGGGGGCACGCCGGTCTGGATCGCCTCGTTCATCGACGAGCTGGTCGTCGACCTCCTGGACAAGGTGGCGACCGTCATCATCTCCTTCCTCATCTTCAAGGCGCTGCCGCAGCGGCTCGTGGGGCTGTTCGCGGGCGAAGGCCAGGTGGAGAAGCTGTAG
- a CDS encoding energy-coupling factor ABC transporter ATP-binding protein translates to MSVIVVENLRYRYPRQTHLALDGVSFRVEPGEFVGIVGPNKAGKSTLCQALVGLVPHFYKGAIGGRVEVAGLDVHASTVAEVSRRAGLVFQSPFTQMSGAKFTVYEEVAFGLEHTGIPRDEMVRRIEWALRLLGLWELRDRNPFALSGGQMQRLAIASVLVMQPEVLILDEPTSQLDPAGTSEVFAAVADLCRQGMTVVMAEHKVDRIAAQADKVLVLDRGQVVAWGPPGEVFSLDGLTARGVAVPAVTAAARELGWQEPDGTYPVTVEQAVRIGGERLGRDHR, encoded by the coding sequence ATGAGCGTGATCGTGGTGGAAAACCTGCGCTACCGCTACCCCCGGCAGACGCACCTGGCTCTGGACGGCGTCAGTTTTCGGGTGGAACCGGGGGAGTTCGTGGGCATCGTCGGCCCCAACAAGGCGGGCAAGTCCACCCTCTGCCAGGCGCTGGTAGGGCTGGTGCCCCACTTCTACAAGGGCGCCATCGGCGGCCGGGTGGAGGTGGCCGGCCTGGACGTGCACGCCAGCACCGTGGCCGAGGTCAGCCGCAGGGCCGGACTCGTCTTCCAGAGCCCGTTCACCCAGATGTCGGGGGCCAAGTTCACGGTGTACGAAGAGGTGGCCTTCGGGCTGGAGCACACCGGAATCCCCCGGGATGAGATGGTCCGGCGGATCGAATGGGCCCTGCGTCTTCTGGGGCTGTGGGAGCTGCGGGACCGGAACCCCTTCGCCCTCTCCGGCGGCCAGATGCAGCGGCTGGCCATCGCTTCGGTGCTGGTGATGCAGCCCGAGGTCCTCATCCTGGACGAGCCCACGTCCCAGCTGGACCCGGCGGGCACCAGCGAGGTGTTCGCCGCGGTGGCCGATCTCTGCCGGCAGGGCATGACCGTGGTGATGGCCGAGCACAAGGTGGACCGCATCGCCGCCCAGGCCGACAAGGTGCTGGTGCTGGACCGGGGGCAGGTGGTGGCCTGGGGCCCGCCGGGCGAGGTGTTCAGCCTGGACGGCCTCACGGCGCGCGGGGTGGCGGTGCCCGCCGTGACCGCCGCCGCCCGGGAGCTGGGCTGGCAGGAGCCCGACGGCACCTACCCGGTCACGGTGGAGCAGGCGGTGCGGATTGGGGGTGAGCGGCTTGGCCGAGATCATCGTTAG
- the lipA gene encoding lipoyl synthase produces the protein MAEFRIDPEMELPVLPSRARADVSRKPEWLKINLRTDAEFVELKRLMRGQGLHTVCEEARCPNIFECWNRRTATFMILGDICTRNCGFCAVRSGVPTGLDLAEPERVADACVQLGLRHVVVTSVARDDLSDGGASIFAETIRAIRRKNPFTGVEVLIPDFGGNWDALAVVMDAEPDVLNHNIETVRRLSDRVRSRAKYDRSLELLRRAKEMKPHVSTKSSIMVGLGETMQELYEAMDDLRAAGVDIVTFGQYLRPTARHLAVEKFYTPAEFEHLREEALKRGFAHCESGPLVRSSYHADEQSAQAVARRTGAGRAAQTGD, from the coding sequence ATGGCCGAGTTCCGGATCGACCCCGAGATGGAGCTGCCCGTCCTGCCCAGCCGCGCCCGGGCGGACGTGAGCCGGAAACCCGAGTGGCTGAAGATCAACCTGCGTACGGATGCGGAGTTCGTCGAGCTGAAGCGGCTGATGCGCGGCCAGGGGCTGCACACGGTCTGCGAGGAGGCCCGCTGCCCCAACATCTTCGAGTGCTGGAACCGGCGGACGGCGACGTTCATGATCCTGGGCGACATCTGCACCCGCAACTGCGGGTTCTGCGCCGTGCGGTCGGGCGTGCCCACCGGGCTGGACCTGGCGGAGCCTGAACGGGTGGCGGACGCCTGCGTGCAGCTGGGCCTGCGGCACGTGGTGGTCACCTCGGTGGCCCGGGACGACCTGAGCGACGGCGGTGCGTCCATCTTCGCCGAGACCATCCGGGCCATCCGGCGCAAGAACCCCTTCACCGGCGTGGAGGTGCTCATCCCCGACTTCGGCGGCAACTGGGACGCCCTGGCCGTCGTCATGGACGCGGAGCCCGACGTCCTCAACCACAACATCGAGACGGTGCGCCGGCTTTCGGACCGGGTGCGGTCCCGGGCGAAGTACGACCGGTCGCTGGAGCTGCTCCGCCGGGCGAAGGAGATGAAGCCCCACGTCAGCACGAAGTCCTCGATCATGGTCGGCCTGGGCGAGACCATGCAGGAGCTGTACGAGGCGATGGACGACCTGCGCGCGGCGGGCGTCGACATCGTGACCTTCGGCCAGTACCTGCGGCCCACGGCCCGCCATCTGGCGGTGGAGAAGTTCTACACCCCGGCCGAGTTCGAACACCTGCGGGAGGAGGCCCTGAAGCGGGGGTTCGCCCATTGCGAGTCGGGTCCCCTGGTACGTTCCTCCTACCACGCCGACGAGCAGTCGGCGCAGGCCGTCGCCCGGCGCACGGGTGCCGGGCGCGCGGCGCAGACCGGGGACTGA
- a CDS encoding thiamine pyrophosphate-dependent dehydrogenase E1 component subunit alpha translates to MKEATMARHEALGLTADQVREMYYYMLLTRRLDERLWLLQRGGKIPFVISPQGQEAAQVGAAFAFRRRQDWFTPYYRDLGVNLVVGVTPREVMLSAFARGADPASGGKQMPSHWGNRPLNIVSGSSPVTTQVLHAVGIAQAARMRGDDVVVYTACGEGSSNQGDFHEALNWAGLHKLPVIFMVQNNEYAISVPLSQQVAGGSVAARGRGYGMPGVEVDGTDVLAVYEVVKEAHERARRGEGPTLIEARCIRITSHSSDDDQRRYRDPEEIAAVQVRDPIRKARQYLFEHGLMDEAAEQELERKVAAIVDDATDWAEAQPYAAPEEALRHVYKEG, encoded by the coding sequence ATGAAGGAAGCGACCATGGCCCGGCATGAGGCCCTGGGGCTGACGGCGGACCAGGTGCGGGAGATGTACTACTACATGCTGCTCACCCGCCGGCTGGACGAGCGGCTGTGGCTCTTGCAGCGGGGGGGCAAGATCCCGTTCGTCATCTCGCCGCAGGGGCAGGAGGCGGCCCAGGTGGGGGCGGCGTTCGCCTTCCGCCGGCGGCAGGACTGGTTCACGCCCTACTACCGGGATCTGGGGGTCAACCTGGTGGTGGGGGTGACGCCCCGGGAAGTGATGCTGAGCGCCTTTGCCCGGGGCGCCGACCCGGCGTCCGGCGGCAAGCAGATGCCGTCCCACTGGGGGAACCGGCCGCTCAACATCGTGTCCGGCTCCAGCCCGGTGACGACCCAGGTCCTGCACGCGGTGGGGATCGCCCAGGCGGCCAGGATGCGGGGCGACGACGTGGTGGTCTACACCGCCTGCGGCGAGGGCTCGTCCAACCAGGGCGACTTCCACGAGGCCCTGAACTGGGCGGGGCTGCACAAGCTGCCGGTGATCTTCATGGTCCAGAACAACGAGTACGCGATCTCCGTGCCCCTGAGCCAGCAGGTGGCGGGCGGCTCGGTGGCGGCCCGCGGGCGGGGGTACGGTATGCCCGGGGTGGAGGTGGACGGGACGGACGTGCTGGCGGTCTACGAGGTCGTGAAGGAGGCCCACGAGCGCGCCCGGCGGGGCGAGGGGCCGACGCTGATCGAGGCCCGCTGCATCCGGATCACGTCCCACTCCTCGGACGACGACCAGCGGCGCTACCGGGACCCGGAGGAGATCGCGGCCGTGCAGGTCCGGGACCCCATCCGGAAGGCGCGCCAGTACCTGTTCGAACACGGGCTGATGGACGAAGCGGCCGAGCAGGAGCTGGAGCGGAAGGTGGCGGCCATCGTGGACGACGCGACCGACTGGGCGGAGGCCCAGCCGTACGCCGCCCCGGAAGAGGCCCTGCGCCACGTGTACAAGGAGGGATGA
- a CDS encoding energy-coupling factor transporter transmembrane component T family protein has translation MQFTLYVPGDSWVHRLDPVSKLLLAAVGLALTFVLPGHLAPALLLAAALAILATARVLRRSGAVFAGVLLIAVTFFIVQGLVYAGNATPALTLGPVTFYREGLLLGLRLTLRLYNILASSLILILTTRPSDLVESLMRRGLPSRFGYVIIAVLQVIPVMVEAAGRITDAQRSRGMETEGSLWVRLRAFIPLMGPLVTSSLIATEERALALEVRGFASNRKLTFLRDEIIPGYAWPVRIAALAALALGIAGRVMLS, from the coding sequence GTGCAGTTCACCCTCTACGTGCCCGGCGACTCCTGGGTCCACCGACTGGACCCCGTCTCCAAGCTCCTCCTCGCCGCCGTCGGCCTGGCCCTGACCTTCGTCCTGCCCGGCCACCTGGCCCCGGCCCTCCTGCTGGCGGCCGCGCTCGCCATCCTGGCCACGGCCCGGGTGCTGCGCCGGTCAGGAGCCGTCTTCGCCGGCGTCCTCCTCATCGCCGTCACCTTCTTCATCGTCCAGGGGCTGGTCTACGCGGGCAACGCCACCCCGGCGCTGACGCTGGGTCCCGTCACCTTCTACCGGGAAGGGCTGCTGCTGGGGCTCCGGCTGACCCTGCGGCTCTATAACATCCTGGCCTCGAGCCTCATCCTCATCCTGACCACCCGGCCCTCGGACCTGGTGGAATCCCTGATGCGCCGGGGGCTCCCCTCCCGGTTCGGCTACGTCATCATCGCGGTGCTGCAGGTCATCCCCGTCATGGTGGAGGCCGCCGGCCGGATCACCGACGCACAGCGGTCCCGGGGCATGGAGACCGAGGGCAGCCTCTGGGTGCGCCTGCGCGCCTTCATCCCGCTGATGGGGCCGCTGGTCACCTCCTCCCTCATCGCCACGGAGGAGCGGGCCCTGGCCCTGGAGGTGCGGGGCTTCGCCTCCAACCGGAAGCTCACGTTCCTGAGGGACGAGATCATCCCGGGCTACGCCTGGCCGGTGCGCATCGCCGCCCTGGCCGCGCTGGCGCTGGGCATCGCAGGGCGGGTGATGCTGTCATGA
- a CDS encoding alpha-ketoacid dehydrogenase subunit beta, whose amino-acid sequence MPVMNLVEAVRDALRTEMRRDPDVWIVGEDVGKKGGVFGATLGLYDEFGPQRVMDSPLTESAIVGVGIGAALYGTKPVCEIQFADFIFPAMNQIVSEAAKMRYRSNSAWTVPMVIRAPFGGGVHGGLYHSQSVEQYFTNTAGLKVVVPSTPYDAKGLLISAIRDPDPVLFFEHKGLYRAVKGEVPEGDYTIPIGKAEVKRDGTDITVITYGKVVHFCLEAAELLAREGYEALVLDLRTLLPLDREAIVAAARKTGKVLIAHEAGKTHGVGAEVAAIIAEECLFDLDAPIKRLCGPDVPAMPYAGPMEKFYMLSTEKCLAAMRELAQF is encoded by the coding sequence ATGCCGGTGATGAACCTGGTGGAGGCCGTGCGCGACGCGCTGCGCACCGAGATGCGCCGCGACCCCGACGTCTGGATCGTGGGGGAGGACGTCGGGAAGAAGGGCGGCGTCTTCGGGGCGACGCTGGGGCTCTACGACGAGTTCGGCCCCCAGCGGGTGATGGACTCGCCGCTCACCGAGTCGGCCATCGTCGGCGTGGGCATCGGGGCGGCGCTCTACGGCACCAAGCCCGTCTGCGAGATCCAGTTCGCCGACTTCATCTTCCCGGCGATGAACCAGATCGTCTCCGAGGCGGCCAAGATGCGCTACCGCTCCAACAGCGCCTGGACGGTGCCGATGGTGATCCGGGCGCCCTTCGGCGGCGGGGTGCACGGCGGGCTGTACCACTCCCAGTCCGTGGAGCAGTACTTCACCAACACCGCCGGCCTGAAGGTGGTGGTGCCGTCCACCCCGTACGACGCCAAGGGGCTGCTCATCTCGGCCATCCGGGATCCCGACCCGGTGCTCTTCTTCGAACATAAGGGGCTCTACCGCGCGGTGAAGGGCGAGGTCCCCGAGGGGGACTATACCATCCCCATCGGCAAGGCCGAGGTGAAGCGGGACGGCACCGACATCACCGTGATCACCTACGGCAAGGTGGTCCACTTCTGCCTGGAGGCCGCCGAGCTGCTTGCCCGGGAGGGGTACGAGGCCCTGGTGCTGGACCTCAGAACCCTCCTGCCCCTGGACCGGGAGGCGATCGTCGCCGCCGCCCGCAAGACCGGCAAGGTGCTGATCGCTCATGAGGCGGGCAAGACCCACGGCGTCGGCGCCGAGGTCGCGGCGATCATCGCCGAGGAGTGCCTCTTCGACCTGGACGCGCCGATCAAGCGGCTCTGCGGCCCGGATGTCCCCGCCATGCCCTACGCCGGGCCGATGGAGAAGTTCTACATGCTGTCGACGGAGAAGTGCCTCGCGGCCATGCGGGAGCTGGCCCAGTTCTAG
- a CDS encoding nucleoside phosphorylase, producing the protein MVERQPHIQCRPGDVAPFVLLPGDPGRIHAIAAQLDRWEQIACNREYRTITGTFRGMPVSATSTGIGGPSTAIAVEELIRVGARVLIRVGSAGALQPGIRVGDLLVAVGAVREEGASAMYVPPAYPAVSDHAVLAALLKAAGDLGVTAHAGLVRSHDSFYTDREDELTRFWAGKGVLGSDMETATLLTLARLRGARAASVLNVVVPADGGLEEGINDLVAGKEAARQGETAEIRVALQALHALWTEESG; encoded by the coding sequence GTGGTCGAACGCCAGCCACACATCCAGTGCCGTCCGGGCGACGTCGCCCCCTTCGTCCTGCTGCCCGGCGACCCGGGCCGTATCCACGCGATCGCCGCCCAGCTGGACCGCTGGGAACAGATCGCCTGCAACCGGGAATACCGCACCATCACCGGCACCTTCCGGGGCATGCCCGTCTCCGCCACCTCCACCGGCATCGGCGGCCCGTCGACCGCCATCGCGGTGGAGGAGCTGATCCGGGTGGGCGCGCGGGTCCTGATCCGCGTGGGGAGCGCCGGGGCGCTGCAGCCGGGGATCCGGGTCGGCGACCTGCTGGTCGCTGTCGGAGCTGTACGGGAGGAAGGCGCCAGCGCCATGTACGTGCCCCCGGCGTACCCCGCCGTGAGCGACCATGCGGTCCTGGCCGCGCTGCTGAAGGCGGCCGGGGACCTGGGGGTCACCGCCCACGCCGGCCTGGTGCGCAGCCACGACAGCTTCTACACCGACCGGGAGGACGAGCTGACCCGCTTCTGGGCGGGCAAGGGCGTCCTCGGCTCCGACATGGAGACGGCCACCCTCCTTACCCTCGCCCGCCTGCGGGGCGCCCGGGCCGCCAGCGTGCTCAACGTGGTGGTTCCGGCGGACGGCGGGCTGGAGGAAGGGATCAACGACCTGGTGGCAGGAAAGGAGGCGGCGCGGCAAGGCGAAACGGCGGAGATCCGGGTGGCGCTGCAGGCGCTTCACGCGCTGTGGACCGAAGAATCTGGCTAG
- a CDS encoding dihydrolipoamide acetyltransferase family protein, with amino-acid sequence MEITMPQLGESVTEGTINRWLVAPGDVVKRYQPIAEVITDKVNAEIPAPADGRILTLDVPEGSTVPVGARIATMEVAGEDAGQAPAPVGASAQAASQAAAPQGAPAVGGGSGAPDRASRGRYSPAVLRLAQEHGVDLSQVRGTGLGGRITRKDVEAFIAARAAGAPAAPPAAAAAPAGVAAPAPAGVAASAPAAPASGVAVAATSAPSVAAPTPSAPAAAPVQPAPGDRVIPVDPVRRRIAAKMVQAKHEAPHAWTMMQVDVTNLVKLREQAGPEFRARTGRPLSYVPFFIKAVVESLREYPILNSQWNGDEIVIRQDINISVAVATEDALAVPVIKHADRLSIAGLNEAVADLAERARAGRLTLDDVTGGTFTVNNTGAFGSFLSAPIINYPQAAILSFEKITKMPVVLENDAIAIRSMMNICLSLDHRILDGLVCGRFLQAVKRRLESYGPGTVSLY; translated from the coding sequence ATGGAGATCACCATGCCGCAGCTGGGCGAGTCGGTGACGGAAGGGACGATCAACCGGTGGCTGGTGGCCCCCGGGGATGTGGTGAAGCGGTACCAGCCCATCGCCGAGGTCATCACCGACAAGGTGAACGCGGAGATCCCCGCGCCCGCGGACGGACGGATTCTGACGCTGGACGTGCCGGAGGGGAGCACGGTGCCGGTGGGCGCCCGCATCGCCACCATGGAGGTTGCGGGAGAGGACGCGGGGCAGGCGCCCGCGCCGGTGGGCGCTTCGGCGCAGGCAGCATCGCAGGCGGCCGCCCCCCAGGGTGCGCCGGCGGTCGGCGGAGGCAGCGGGGCGCCGGATCGGGCGAGCCGCGGCCGGTACAGCCCTGCGGTCCTGCGCCTCGCCCAGGAGCACGGCGTTGACCTGAGCCAGGTGCGGGGCACCGGCCTCGGCGGCCGGATCACCCGCAAGGACGTGGAGGCGTTCATCGCCGCGCGCGCCGCGGGCGCGCCGGCGGCGCCTCCGGCCGCTGCGGCGGCCCCGGCGGGGGTGGCAGCTCCGGCCCCGGCGGGGGTGGCAGCTTCGGCCCCGGCGGCGCCGGCAAGCGGGGTGGCCGTGGCTGCGACTTCGGCGCCGTCCGTCGCGGCGCCGACGCCGTCGGCCCCTGCGGCAGCACCCGTCCAGCCGGCGCCCGGCGACCGGGTCATCCCCGTCGACCCGGTGCGCCGGCGCATCGCCGCCAAGATGGTCCAGGCCAAGCACGAGGCCCCGCATGCCTGGACGATGATGCAGGTGGACGTCACCAACCTGGTGAAGCTGCGGGAGCAGGCGGGGCCCGAGTTCCGGGCGCGGACCGGACGGCCGCTGTCGTACGTGCCCTTCTTCATCAAGGCGGTGGTGGAGTCGCTGCGGGAGTACCCGATCCTCAACTCCCAGTGGAACGGCGATGAGATCGTGATCCGGCAGGACATCAACATCTCCGTCGCCGTGGCGACCGAGGACGCCCTGGCGGTGCCGGTGATCAAGCACGCCGACCGGCTCTCCATCGCAGGCCTGAACGAGGCGGTGGCGGATCTGGCCGAGCGGGCCCGGGCCGGCCGGCTGACTCTCGACGACGTGACCGGCGGCACCTTCACGGTGAACAACACCGGGGCCTTCGGTTCGTTCCTCTCGGCGCCGATCATCAACTACCCGCAGGCGGCGATCCTCTCCTTCGAGAAGATCACGAAGATGCCGGTGGTGCTGGAGAACGACGCCATCGCCATCCGGTCGATGATGAACATCTGCCTGTCGCTGGACCACCGCATCCTGGACGGGCTGGTCTGCGGCCGCTTCCTGCAGGCGGTGAAGCGGCGGCTGGAGTCGTACGGGCCGGGCACCGTCAGCCTGTACTAG
- a CDS encoding energy-coupling factor ABC transporter ATP-binding protein has protein sequence MSGLAEIIVRDLRFHYTPGVEVLRGIDLTLTPGSVAIIGQNGAGKSTFVRLLNGLLKPTGGEVLVDGVSTRSTTVATMARKVGLVFQNPSDQLFKSRVLDEVMFGPLNLGLSPEEARRRAEQALERVGLTGVEQHNPYDLGLAERKLVTIAGVLAMDTPVVILDEPTIAQDVNGVRQIGEIVTWLQAQGRTVITITHDMDFVARYFQRVLVFQDGQVLADGTAQEIFAQPDLLRKAGLEPPPITLLGQGLGLPDPPLTVEAFVARVRALQARKS, from the coding sequence GTGAGCGGCTTGGCCGAGATCATCGTTAGGGACCTCCGCTTCCACTACACCCCGGGCGTGGAGGTGCTGCGGGGCATCGACCTGACGCTGACGCCCGGCTCGGTGGCCATCATCGGGCAGAACGGCGCCGGCAAGTCCACCTTCGTCCGGCTGCTCAACGGCCTCCTGAAGCCGACCGGGGGCGAGGTCCTGGTGGACGGCGTCTCCACCCGCTCCACCACCGTCGCCACCATGGCCCGGAAGGTAGGGCTGGTCTTCCAGAACCCCTCCGACCAGCTCTTCAAGAGCCGGGTGCTGGACGAGGTCATGTTCGGCCCCCTCAACCTGGGGCTGAGCCCGGAGGAGGCGCGCCGGCGCGCCGAGCAGGCCCTGGAGCGGGTGGGCCTCACCGGGGTCGAACAGCACAACCCCTACGATCTGGGGCTGGCGGAGCGGAAGCTGGTCACCATCGCCGGCGTGCTGGCCATGGACACGCCGGTGGTGATCCTGGACGAGCCGACCATCGCCCAGGACGTGAACGGCGTGCGCCAGATCGGCGAGATCGTCACGTGGCTGCAGGCGCAGGGGCGCACGGTGATCACCATCACCCACGACATGGACTTCGTCGCGCGGTACTTCCAGCGGGTCCTGGTGTTCCAGGACGGGCAGGTGCTGGCCGACGGCACCGCGCAGGAGATCTTCGCCCAGCCCGACCTGCTGCGGAAGGCGGGCCTGGAGCCGCCGCCGATCACCCTGCTGGGGCAGGGGCTGGGCCTCCCCGACCCGCCGCTGACCGTCGAGGCGTTCGTGGCGCGGGTGCGGGCGCTGCAGGCACGAAAGTCGTGA
- the lpdA gene encoding dihydrolipoyl dehydrogenase: protein MSHSFDVVVIGGGPGGYVAAIRGAQLGLRVALVEQDKVGGTCLHRGCIPTKAYLRSAEVLHTLRQSREYGVLTGGVDLDFAAVRSRKDKVVSNLHKGIQGLLKKNGVAVFQGRGALVPPSIFSPNGLVSVMVGDQQELLEFNKVIIATGSRPKTLGIPVDGAHVMTSDEALARPDLPASVIIIGAGVIGMEWASLYADFGVRVTVLEFLDRILPTEDEAVAAELHKLMTRRKVEIVTGAAVLPESVQAEGGQVRVQARVGEQVREFQAEALLIAVGREPVTRGFGLENRERVTYGPGGFIQVDGFGRTGDPAIYAIGDVAGGGLAHVASHQGIIAMEHIAGLNPEPFAPVRVPRCVYTRPEVASVGLTEAQAREQGREVRVGTFPWRGIGKALVHGSVDGFAKIVADAATGDVLGVHLIGPDATNLIAEAGLALTLNASAWELGQVIHPHPTLAEIFGEAALAVEGRAIHM from the coding sequence ATGAGCCACTCCTTCGACGTCGTCGTCATCGGCGGCGGCCCCGGCGGATACGTCGCCGCCATCCGCGGCGCGCAGCTGGGGCTCCGGGTCGCCCTGGTGGAGCAGGACAAGGTGGGCGGCACCTGCCTGCACCGGGGCTGCATCCCGACCAAGGCCTACCTGCGCAGTGCGGAGGTGCTGCACACGCTGCGCCAGTCCCGGGAGTACGGGGTGCTGACGGGCGGCGTCGACCTCGACTTCGCCGCCGTCCGGTCGCGCAAGGACAAGGTCGTGAGCAACCTTCACAAGGGCATCCAGGGGTTGCTGAAGAAGAACGGCGTCGCCGTGTTCCAGGGGCGGGGGGCGCTGGTTCCGCCTTCGATCTTCTCGCCCAACGGGCTGGTCTCCGTCATGGTCGGCGACCAGCAGGAGCTCCTGGAGTTCAACAAGGTCATCATCGCCACGGGTTCCCGGCCCAAGACCCTGGGCATCCCCGTGGACGGCGCGCACGTGATGACGTCCGACGAGGCCCTGGCCCGGCCGGACCTGCCCGCGTCGGTGATCATCATCGGCGCCGGGGTGATCGGCATGGAGTGGGCGAGCCTCTACGCGGACTTCGGCGTCAGGGTGACCGTGCTGGAGTTCCTGGATCGCATCCTGCCCACGGAGGATGAGGCGGTGGCGGCCGAGCTGCATAAGCTGATGACCCGCCGCAAGGTGGAGATCGTGACCGGCGCCGCGGTGCTGCCCGAGTCGGTGCAGGCGGAGGGCGGGCAGGTGCGGGTGCAGGCCCGCGTGGGCGAGCAGGTCCGGGAGTTCCAGGCCGAGGCGCTGCTGATCGCGGTGGGGCGTGAGCCGGTGACCCGGGGCTTCGGTCTGGAGAACCGGGAGCGGGTGACCTACGGACCGGGCGGGTTCATCCAGGTGGACGGCTTCGGCCGGACCGGAGACCCGGCGATCTACGCCATCGGCGACGTGGCCGGCGGTGGGCTGGCCCACGTCGCGTCGCACCAGGGGATCATTGCGATGGAGCACATCGCCGGCCTGAACCCGGAGCCCTTCGCCCCGGTCCGGGTGCCGCGGTGCGTCTACACCCGGCCGGAGGTGGCCTCGGTGGGCCTCACCGAGGCGCAGGCCCGGGAGCAGGGCCGGGAGGTCCGGGTCGGCACCTTCCCCTGGCGGGGGATCGGGAAGGCGCTGGTCCACGGTTCGGTGGACGGCTTCGCGAAGATCGTGGCCGACGCCGCGACGGGCGACGTGCTGGGTGTTCACCTGATCGGGCCCGACGCGACCAACCTCATCGCCGAGGCGGGCCTGGCCCTGACGCTGAACGCTTCGGCCTGGGAGCTGGGCCAGGTGATCCACCCGCACCCGACCCTCGCCGAGATCTTCGGGGAGGCCGCCCTCGCGGTGGAGGGGCGCGCGATCCACATGTAG
- a CDS encoding short-chain dehydrogenase: protein MHALVVGGTGMLREATLALTRRFATVSVVARRADAMPGRPAGINPVPVDYHDTGALAQALRRAIGQHGPVRLAVCWIHSTAPEALGVVAAEIGRSGEPCRLFHVRGSAAADPTRLPRPALEALPPNVAYRQVILGFQIEGERSRWLTHGEISQGVLQAIADDAEYHVVGVVRPWERRP, encoded by the coding sequence ATGCACGCACTGGTCGTGGGCGGGACCGGCATGCTCCGGGAAGCGACGCTGGCGCTGACCCGGCGCTTCGCCACCGTCAGCGTGGTGGCCAGGCGGGCGGACGCGATGCCGGGCAGACCGGCAGGAATTAACCCGGTGCCGGTGGACTACCACGACACCGGGGCCCTGGCGCAGGCCCTCCGGCGGGCGATCGGGCAGCACGGACCGGTCCGGCTGGCCGTCTGCTGGATCCACAGCACGGCGCCGGAGGCCCTGGGGGTCGTGGCGGCGGAGATCGGCCGCAGCGGCGAGCCCTGCCGGCTGTTTCACGTGCGGGGGAGCGCCGCCGCCGACCCCACCCGGCTGCCGCGGCCGGCCCTGGAGGCCCTGCCGCCCAATGTCGCGTATCGGCAGGTCATCCTGGGCTTCCAGATCGAGGGCGAGCGCTCCCGCTGGCTCACCCACGGCGAGATCAGCCAGGGGGTGCTCCAGGCCATCGCGGACGACGCCGAGTACCACGTGGTGGGCGTGGTGCGCCCGTGGGAGCGGCGGCCGTGA